One bacterium genomic region harbors:
- a CDS encoding YmdB family metallophosphoesterase — protein sequence MKILHIGDVVARHGRRVVQKLLPGLIEEYGIDFVIAQSENMATGNGLTVKAVQELQKAGVDFFTGGNHSFKKPAFDEQFNDASVPVVRPGNYAHDKPGRGHAVIDTPYGKVLIVNVIGNLYNGLEVDNPLQYVDEVLARYEHETFAARIVDFHAELTSEKIALGYYLDGRVTTVVSSHTHVPTADARVLPGGTATISDLGMTGPANEVLGVKKEIIIEVMRTGKMRPFERPEKGPGVLQGLLVDADPTTGKARSVEQVLESIDI from the coding sequence ATGAAAATCCTCCACATAGGTGATGTAGTGGCTCGGCACGGTCGACGTGTCGTCCAGAAATTACTCCCAGGCTTGATAGAAGAGTATGGGATTGATTTTGTGATCGCCCAGTCTGAGAATATGGCGACTGGCAACGGCTTAACAGTCAAGGCTGTGCAAGAACTACAAAAAGCAGGTGTAGATTTCTTCACTGGGGGTAATCATAGCTTCAAGAAGCCAGCATTTGATGAGCAGTTTAATGACGCTAGCGTGCCTGTTGTTCGCCCGGGCAACTATGCACACGACAAGCCTGGTCGTGGTCATGCCGTGATCGACACGCCCTATGGAAAGGTGTTGATCGTGAATGTGATTGGCAATCTCTACAATGGTCTCGAGGTCGACAATCCATTGCAGTATGTCGACGAAGTACTCGCGAGATACGAGCACGAAACATTTGCCGCTCGCATTGTGGACTTCCATGCTGAGCTTACGAGCGAGAAGATCGCACTCGGCTATTATCTCGATGGGCGAGTGACGACGGTGGTCTCGAGTCACACCCATGTACCGACCGCTGATGCTCGAGTGCTGCCTGGCGGGACTGCGACAATCTCTGATCTTGGTATGACTGGACCGGCGAATGAAGTATTAGGTGTTAAGAAGGAAATCATCATCGAAGTAATGCGAACTGGCAAGATGCGACCTTTTGAACGGCCAGAAAAGGGACCGGGTGTCTTGCAGGGTCTCCTGGTGGATGCTGATCCGACTACAGGCAAAGCTCGTTCGGTAGAGCAGGTTTTAGAATCTATCGATATATAA